One window of Papaver somniferum cultivar HN1 chromosome 9, ASM357369v1, whole genome shotgun sequence genomic DNA carries:
- the LOC113313135 gene encoding uncharacterized protein LOC113313135 isoform X2, with product MFDLYDHQTQRFKFHVLDLKGFVHFRQTVRFVKKLAKLFDARNCCELKSSWLETFGVMEKIGRKKTKKHSLSNSSLCAGGGKNGATSLWDFAEWKYQIAT from the exons ATGTTTGATTTGTATGACCACCAAACCCAAAGGTTTAAATTCCATGTTCTAGATTTGAAGGGGTTTGTTCACTTCAG ACAGACGGTGAGATTTGTCAagaaacttgcaaaattatttgaTGCAAGAAATTGTTGTGAGTTGAAATCTAGTTGG TTGGAAACTTTTGGAGTGATggaaaaaataggaagaaaaaaaactaaaaagcaTTCATTATCAAATAG TTCACTATGTGCTGGTGGTGGTAAAAATGGTGCAACTTCGTTGTGGGATTTTGCTGAGT GGAAATATCAGATAGCAACTTGA
- the LOC113313135 gene encoding uncharacterized protein LOC113313135 isoform X1 translates to MFDLYDHQTQRFKFHVLDLKGFVHFRQTVRFVKKLAKLFDARNCCELKSSWLETFGVMEKIGRKKTKKHSLSNRYYYKLVLSLTGIVGVCNLLTEVLLWVRYYLCVVKLFVEMRIRNNSLLMFNLIVHYVLVVVKMVQLRCGILLSGNIR, encoded by the exons ATGTTTGATTTGTATGACCACCAAACCCAAAGGTTTAAATTCCATGTTCTAGATTTGAAGGGGTTTGTTCACTTCAG ACAGACGGTGAGATTTGTCAagaaacttgcaaaattatttgaTGCAAGAAATTGTTGTGAGTTGAAATCTAGTTGG TTGGAAACTTTTGGAGTGATggaaaaaataggaagaaaaaaaactaaaaagcaTTCATTATCAAATAGGTATTATTACAAGCTAGTTCTTAGCCTCACCGGGATTGTGGGAGTGTGCAATTTGTTAACAGAAGTTTTACTATGGGTTCGTTATTATCTTTGTGTAGTTAAGTTGTTCGTTGAAATGCGCATAAGAAATAACTCACTTTTGATGTTTAACCTGATAGTTCACTATGTGCTGGTGGTGGTAAAAATGGTGCAACTTCGTTGTGGGATTTTGCTGAGT GGAAATATCAGATAG
- the LOC113313135 gene encoding uncharacterized protein LOC113313135 isoform X3 translates to MFDLYDHQTQRFKFHVLDLKGFVHFRQTVRFVKKLAKLFDARNCCELKSSWLETFGVMEKIGRKKTKKHSLSNREISDSNLRGQLPLSIQFAGNTKSRAT, encoded by the exons ATGTTTGATTTGTATGACCACCAAACCCAAAGGTTTAAATTCCATGTTCTAGATTTGAAGGGGTTTGTTCACTTCAG ACAGACGGTGAGATTTGTCAagaaacttgcaaaattatttgaTGCAAGAAATTGTTGTGAGTTGAAATCTAGTTGG TTGGAAACTTTTGGAGTGATggaaaaaataggaagaaaaaaaactaaaaagcaTTCATTATCAAATAG GGAAATATCAGATAGCAACTTGAGAGGGCAGCTACCTCTTTCTATACAGTTTGCTGGAAACACTAAATCTCGTGCAACATGA
- the LOC113311038 gene encoding L-ascorbate oxidase-like — translation MGKAMMMLCFLLPLIFQICLMASAEVKHYDWDVEYMYWKPDCVEHLVMGINGKFPGPTIRAKAGDTVQVNLTNKLGTEGLVIHWHGIRQINTPWFDGTASISQCAIDVGESFVYNFTVDRAGTYFYHGHFGMQRSAGLYGSIVVDVADGEKEPFAYDGEINLLLSDWWHESVHEQEVGLSSKPFRWIGEPQSILINGKGQYNCSLGAKFLNDSAATSCSDTEMSPQCQPDIQSVDQNKTYRVRIASTTSLASISFAIGNHNMTLVEADGNYIQPVSVDSLNIYSGDTYSVLITTNQDPSTNYWISAYQIARKPPLPPPGLTILNYKPNPVSDTPLSPPPTSPGWNDFAGGKSFANKILALKSDQHTIPKPPTKFDRRVVLLNTQNRINGHIKWAINNVSLVLPTTPLIGSLKFGLKNAFDGKRPAEDFPSTYDIMQPPVNPNSTYGNNLYNFDYNITIDVIIQNANVLSANVSEVHPWHLHGHDFWVLGYGDGKFSEENDGKILNLDDPPLRNTVVIFPHGWTAIRFVTDNPGVWPFHCHIEPHLHMGMGVVFAEAVDKIKTIPDGVLTCGLTAKNGGLVGGSSSGPPGAAVSTHYLLYIYLFYVIYSFI, via the exons ATGGGTAAAGCGATGATGATGTTATGCTTTTTGTTACCGTTGATATTTCAAATATGTTTAATGGCTTCCGCTGAAGTTAAGCATTATGATTGGgatgttgagtacatgtattgGAAACCAGACTGTGTTGAACATCTGGTTATGGGTATTAACGGAAAGTTTCCTGGTCCTACAATCAGGGCTAAAGCTGGTGATACAGTTCAAGTTAATCTCACTAACAAACTTGGAACTGAAGGTCTTGTTATCCACTGGCACGGCATCAGACAA ATAAATACGCCATGGTTCGATGGAACTGCGTCCATCTCACAATGCGCTATCGATGTCGGGGAGAGTTTTGTCTATAACTTCACGGTCGACAGG GCGGGAACATATTTCTACCATGGACACTTTGGGATGCAAAGATCAGCTGGATTATACGGATCGATAGTAGTTGATGTGGCAGATGGAGAGAAGGAACCTTTTGCATATGACGGAGAAATCAATTTGTTATTGAGTGATTGGTGGCACGAGAGCGTCCACGAACAAGAAGTCGGTCTCTCGTCTAAACCCTTCCGTTGGATTGGCGAACCCCAG TCCATTTTGATTAATGGGAAAGGACAGTATAACTGCTCCCTGGGGGCCAAGTTTCTCAATGACTCGGCTGCCACATCGTGTTCAGATACTGAAATGTCCCCTCAGTGCCAACCCGACATTCAAAGCGTGGATCAAAACAAGACTTATAGAGTGAGAATTGCAAGTACCACATCACTTGCCTCTATAAGTTTTGCCATTGGG AATCATAACATGACATTGGTGGAAGCTGATGGGAACTACATTCAACCAGTGTCAGTAGATAGCCTCAACATTTATTCCGGCGATACGTATTCAGTTCTTATTACAACAAATCAGGATCCATCAACAAACTACTGGATATCAGCATATCAAATAGCAAGAAAACCTCCTCTTCCTCCACCTGGTCTTACCATCTTAAACTACAAACCCAACCCTGTTTCAGATACACCCTTATCTCCTCCTCCCACCTCTCCTGGATGGAACGATTTTGCCGGAGGCAAATCCTTCGCCAACAAAATTCTTGCATTAAAGTCTGATCAGCACACCATACCCAAACCTCCAACTAAATTCGACCGTCGAGTCGTTCTTTTAAACACTCAAAATAGAATCAATGGTCATATAAAATGGGCCATTAACAATGTCTCCTTAGTTCTACCAACAACTCCTCTTATAGGCTCCCTCAAGTTCGGACTGAAAAATGCTTTCGATGGTAAAAGACCGGCAGAGGATTTCCCATCTACTTACGACATCATGCAGCCACCTGTGAATCCTAACTCGACTTACGGAAATAATTTATATAATTTTGATTATAACATCACTATTGATGTGATCATACAAAATGCTAACGTATTGTCAGCGAATGTGAGCGAGGTTCATCCATGGCATTTACATGGTCATGACTTCTGGGTTTTGGGTTATGGAGATGGGAAATTTTCCGAGGAAAATGAtggcaaaattttgaatttggatgaCCCGCCGTTGAGAAATACCGTGGTAATTTTTCCTCACGGATGGACAGCGATAAGGTTCGTGACAGATAACCCAGGTGTTTGGCCTTTCCATTGCCATATTGAGCCTCATTTGCATATGGGTATGGGTGTAGTTTTCGCAGAAGCTGTAGATAAGATCAAAACTATACCGGATGGAGTTCTAACATGTGGGTTAACAGCGAAGAATGGCGGCCTTGTTGGCGGAAGCAGTTCAGGGCCACCAGGGGCAGCTGTCTCAACTCATTATCTGCTTTATATCTATTTGTTTTACGTTATATATTCTTTCATTTGA